The Paramisgurnus dabryanus chromosome 1, PD_genome_1.1, whole genome shotgun sequence genome includes a window with the following:
- the LOC141282655 gene encoding uncharacterized protein — protein sequence MCFQISTVITTRKSVVSRRRGRNINNLRTLPPSTIASLSLPIGLWNCQSAVNKADFITAIASHSGLSVLALTETWIKPEDTATPAALSKNYTFSHSPRTTGRGGGTGLLIPKDWKFQQQTPSCDRNSFESHIVTIIHPTKMHFLVIYRPPGQLGHFLEELDVLLSSFPEDGTPLVVLGDSNIHLEKPQAADFNTLTASFDLKRVPTSPTHRSGNLLDLIYTSCCSTYHTQVTPLHTSDHFLITLDLDLTPPVATYDPPLVTFRRNLRTLSPSRLSSAIVSTLPAPSQLSLLDTDNATDTLCSTLTSCLDTLCPLTSGPARVTPSAPWLTEVLREHRSTLRATERKWRRSNDLSDLCLYQSLLASFSKDVSSAKTLYYHSKINNSPDSHTLFKTFSTLLCPPAPPPSSDLTADDFASFFVKKTKTISSQFSEPPLLAHSQIPETCSLPSFSLLSEADVSKVLASNHPTTCPLDPIPTHLLQAISPSVIPALTHIINSSLSTGTFPVAFKEARITPLLKKPTLNPAMLENYRPVSLLPFISKTLERIVFNQLSTFFTQNNLLDSNQSGFKSGHSTETALLSVIEALRQARAASKSSVLILLDLSAAFDTVNHRILLSTLMSMGVTDTALLWFKSYLSDRSFRVSWRGDVSEPQRLDTGVPQGSVLGPLLFSIYMTSLGSVIRKHGLSYHCYADDTQLHLLFHPDDPMVSARISACLRDISLWMKDHHLQLNLAKTELLVISSEPKIQHNFSIQLGSSTITPSKTAKNLGVVIDDRLSFTEHVASTARSCRFILYNIRKIRPFLDEHATQVLVQALVLSRLDYCNALLAGLPACTTKPLQMIQNAAARVVFNEPKRAHVTPLFVKLHWLPIAARIKFKALLLAFKTTTGSAPPYLRLLIEPYVPSRSLRSATERRLVVPSQKGKKTLTRTFSGTVPQLWNDLPVVTRSADTVAVFKTRLKTHLFHHYLTS from the coding sequence ATGTGCTTTCAAATCTCTACTGTCATTACAACTCGTAAATCTGTTGTATCACGTCGCCGTGGGAGAAATATTAATAACCTCCGCACTCTCCCACCTTCCACTATTGCCTCACTCTCTCTTCCCATTGGCTTATGGAACTGCCAATCTGCTGTCAACAAAGCAGATTTCATTACTGCCATTGCCTCACATTCTGGCCTTTCTGTTTTAGCACTTACTGAGACATGGATTAAACCAGAGGACACGGCCACTCCGGCTGCCCTCTCCAAGAACTACACTTTCTCACACAGTCCTCGCACAACAGGAAGGGGTGGAGGAACTGGTCTGCTCATTCCAAAGGACTGGAAATTCCAACAGCAAACCCCCTCATGTGACAGAAACTCTTTCGAATCGCATATTGTTACTATCATCCACcctactaaaatgcattttttagttATCTATCGCCCCCCAGGTCAACTTGGACACTTCTTGGAGGAGTTAGACGTACTTCTGTCTTCATTCCCTGAGGATGGTACTCCTTTAGTAGTACTTGGTGACTCCAATATCCACCTGGAGAAACCACAGGCAGCTGACTTCAACACCCTGACTGCGTCGTTTGACCTCAAGCGAGTCCCTACTTCACCAACACACAGGTCTGGTAATCTTTTAGATCTTATCTACACAAGCTGTTGTTCCACCTACCACACCCAGGTCACCCCActtcacacatctgatcactTCCTAATTACTCTCGACCTCGACCTGACTCCCCCTGTCGCTACATACGATCCCCCATTGGTCACGTTCAGGCGCAACCTGCGCACGCTCTCTCCCTCCCGCTTATCCTCTGCGATTGTTTCCACGCTGCCCGCTCCCAGCCAACTCTCTCTGTTAGATACTGACAATGCCACTGACACACTTTGTTCCACTCTTACATCCTGCTTAGACACATTATGCCCTCTGACATCTGGACCGGCCCGGGTCACACCTTCTGCTCCTTGGCTAACTGAGGTTCTCCGTGAGCATCGCTCCACACTCAGGGCTACAGAGAGGAAGTGGCGCAGATCGAATGATCTTTCTGATCTCTGCctctatcagtctcttcttgcctccttctccaaggatgtctcctctgcaaagaccctatactaccattcaaagattaacaactcacctgactctcacactctcttcaagaccttctctacccttctttgtccccctgcccctccaccttcatccgacctaacggctgatgattttgcttccttctttgtgaagaaaacgaaaactattagcagtcagttctccgagccgccgcttcttgcgcattctcaaatccctgagacatgctcccttccctccttctctctcctatccgaagcagatgtttccaaggtcttggcttctaatcatccgactacctgcccgctagatcccatacccacccatctcctccaggccatctctccgtctgttatccctgctctcactcacattatcaattcatccctttccactggcaccttccctgtagcatttaaagaggcccggataaccccgttgctgaagaaacccactctcaatcctgctatgctagagaactacagacccgtttctcttcttcccttcatttccaagactcttgaacgcattgtgttcaaccagctctccactttcttcacacaaaataacctcctggatagcaatcagtctggattcaaaagtggtcactccactgagactgcgctgctatcagtcattgaggccctaaggcaggcaagggcagcctccaaatcatctgtgctgatcttactggatctatctgcagcttttgacaccgtcaatcaccgcatcctcctgtcgactctcatgtctatgggtgtcactgacacagcgcttttatggttcaagtcgtacctctcagataggtcatttcgggtatcctggagaggtgacgtctccgaaccccaacgtctagataccggggtccctcaaggctctgtgcttggaccgctgctcttttcgatatacatgacatccctgggctctgtcattcggaaacatggcctttcctaccactgctatgcagacgacactcaactccacttgttgttccaccctgatgatcctatggtttctgcccgcatctcggcatgcctgagggacatctcactctggatgaaggatcaccatctccagcttaaccttgcgaagacagaactgcttgtcatatcatccgaaccaaagattcagcacaacttttccattcagctaggttcctcgaccatcacgccttccaagacggccaaaaacctgggagtggtcattgatgatcggcttagcttcacggagcatgttgccagcaccgctcgctcttgtagattcatcctctacaatattaggaaaattagacctttcctagatgagcatgctacgcaggtcctggtccaagctcttgtcctgtccaggctggactactgcaatgcgctactggcaggacttccagcctgcacgaccaaacccttacagatgattcagaacgcagcggcaagagtggtcttcaatgagccaaagagggcgcacgtcactcctctctttgtcaagttacactggctccctatagcagcccgcatcaaatttaaggctctgctcctggcctttaaaaccaccactgggtcagcacccccttaccttcgcttgcttatagagccttatgtaccctctcgatcactgcgctctgccaccgagcgacgacttgtggtaccatctcaaaaagggaagaaaacactaacgcgtaccttctcaggaactgtcccacaactgtggaatgatctgccggtcgtgacacgatcagctgacactgtagctgtctttaagactcggctaaaaacccatctcttccaccattacctaacttcctaa
- the LOC135747101 gene encoding uncharacterized protein, with product MALLLRVVISTTDARRLQLFEVPQSVESLISILKEKLQLQGQFVLQFQDPDFGNALCSLTDISELPSDKAVLHIQWCNSSLSEPSLSVSSLDTASVDDSDGSFTSSTPSVQRYLRTASEWPLPFPIPPLSFDVELKLRRGNETYAETQTGIDVTRDIKMEILDKIVQAVFDIKAYPNNQEIESIASALISKYPCLKEPGKGKGYEGWLISLKNKLNNYRSKLRAAGCNEVSVNKKRKDVEHGHGFTMKKAKRGEVNFVPEHPCNHTDASLEEQRLLLIDETKKARSNMVVISEKMELTFSLRRKEVVEDQPMVVDVQQRWPALFLQEQIAEEFFRITNKDLLDVFRAATDRFTPKLLKVYRARKAAFGEDMEQLLERLDERMTDIGNHRRTTALKGLPLFLREDPNKLFKTCKDTEDGAKGVSIAILCVLEDDTQASSPEVVNIAVVLEQVVVLKDLPDISTALAYLFGLLYALNMSYPQALKYTFDTIQNVFMELGSGCTKRVLSLKNKLL from the exons ATG GCTTTACTACTGCGAGTTGTCATTTCTACAACTGATGCCCGGCGACTTCAGCTTTTTGAAGTGCCACAGTCTGTGGAGTCCCTTATTAGTATTCTGAAGGAGAAACTGCAGTTACAAGGCCAGTTCGTCTTGCAGTTTCAGGACCCTGATTTTGGGAATGCCCTTTGCAGCCTGACTGACATCTCGGAACTGCCAAGTGACAAAGCAGTCTTGCATATTCAGTGGTGCAATTCATCATTGTCCGAACCCAGCCTTTCTGTGTCATCTCTTGATACTGCTAGTGTTGATGACTCTGATGGATCCTTTACCAGCTCCACACCCTCTGTACAAAGGTATTTGCGCACAGCCTCAGAATGGCCACTGCCATTCCCCATCCCACCCCTGTCATTTGATGTCGAGCTAAAACTACGACGAGGGAATGAGACATATGCAGAAACACAGACAGGCATTGATGTGACCAGAGACATAAAGATGGAGATTCTTGATAAAATAGTTCAGGCTGTTTTTGACATAAAGGCATATCCCAACAATCAAGAAATTGAGTCCATTGCATCTGCACTGATTTCCAAGTATCCATGCCTTAAGGAGCCTGGCAAAGGTAAGGGCTATGAAGGATGGTTGATCAGCCTAAAGAACAAGCTAAACAATTACCGTTCAAAATTGAGAGCAGCAGGCTGCAATGAAGTTAGTGTGAACAAGAAGCGTAAGGATGTTGAACATGGACATGGTTTCACCATGAAAAAAGCAAAGCGTGGAGAAGTGAATTTTGTCCCGGAACATCCATGCAACCATACTGACGCTTCACTTGAAGAACAAAGACTTTTATTGATCGATGAAACCAAAAAGGCAAGAAGCAACATGGTGGTCATAAGTGAAAAAATGGAATTAACTTTTTCCCTGAGGAGAAAAGAAGTGGTAGAAGATCAACCAATGGTTGTAGACGTGCAACAGAGGTGGCCTGCACTTTTTCTCCAGGAACAG ATTGCTGAGGAATTCTTCAGAATCACGAATAAAGACCTTCTTGACGTCTTCAGGGCAGCAACAGACAGATTTACACCTAAGCTCTTGAAAGTATACAGAGCTCGAAAAGCTGCATTTGGAGAGGATATGGAACAGCTCCTAGAAAGACTTGATGAAAGG ATGACAGATATTGGTAATCACAGAAGGACTACTGCTTTGAAAGGCCTGCCTTTGTTTCTTCGAGAGGACCCAAACAAGCTGTTCAAGACATGCAAA GACACCGAAGATGGGGCAAAAGGAGTGTCTATTGCCATTCTGTGTGTTTTGGAAGATGACACCCAGGCGTCATCACCCGAGGTGGTAAACATTGCTGTGGTGTTGGAGCAGGTCGTCGTTTTGAAAGATCTCCCAGATATTTCTACTGCTCTTGCATACCTTTTTGGCCTTCTGTATGCATTAAACATGTCCTATCCTCAAGCTCTTAAGTACACTTTTGACACCATTCAGAATGTTTTCATGGAGCTGGGATCTGGATGCACCAAACGTGTGCTTTCTCTGAAGAACAAACTGTTGTAA